From the genome of Azospira restricta, one region includes:
- the lepA gene encoding translation elongation factor 4 yields MDHIRNFSIIAHIDHGKSTLADRIIHLCGGLSDREMEAQVLDSMDIERERGITIKAQTAALQYKARNGTVYNLNLIDTPGHVDFSYEVSRSLSACEGALLVVDASQGVEAQTVANCYTAIELGVEVLPVLNKIDLPSANPDNARAEIEDVIGIDATDAVLCSAKTGLGVEDILEAIIERIPAPRGDAGAPLKALIIDSWFDNYVGVVMLVRVVDGTLKPKDKIRLMATGTTHLCEQVGVFTPKSQARAELKAGEVGFIISGIKELHSAKVGDTVTLADNPAAEPLPGFKEIKSQVFAGLYPVEANQYDQLRESLEKLKLNDASLHFEPEVSQALGFGFRCGFLGLLHMEIVQERLEREFDQDLITTAPTVVYEVVMRDGSIVQVENPAKLPETQKVEEIREPIITATIFVPQDYLGAVITLCNQKRGNQVDMHYHGRQVKVVYEMPMAEVVMDFFDKLKSVSRGYASLDYDFKEYRAADVVKLDVLINGDKVDALSIIVHRANAQYRGRELAAKMRELIPRQMYDVAIQAAIGSTIVARENVKAMRKDVLAKCYGGDITRKKKLLEKQKAGKKRMKQVGSVEIPQEAFLAVLRVDGK; encoded by the coding sequence ATGGACCACATCCGCAATTTTTCCATCATTGCCCACATCGACCACGGCAAATCGACGCTGGCGGACCGCATCATCCACCTCTGCGGCGGCCTGTCCGACCGCGAGATGGAGGCACAGGTGCTCGATTCGATGGACATCGAGCGCGAGCGCGGCATCACCATCAAGGCGCAGACCGCGGCACTGCAATACAAGGCGCGCAACGGCACGGTCTATAACCTGAACCTGATCGACACGCCGGGACACGTCGACTTCTCCTACGAGGTCTCGCGCTCGCTGTCCGCCTGCGAAGGGGCGCTGCTGGTCGTCGACGCTTCGCAGGGCGTCGAGGCGCAGACCGTCGCCAACTGCTACACGGCGATCGAACTCGGCGTCGAGGTGCTGCCGGTGCTGAACAAGATCGACCTGCCGTCGGCCAACCCGGACAACGCGCGCGCCGAGATCGAGGACGTGATCGGCATCGACGCCACCGACGCCGTGCTCTGCTCGGCGAAGACCGGCCTCGGCGTCGAGGACATCCTGGAGGCGATCATCGAGCGCATCCCGGCCCCCAGGGGGGATGCCGGGGCGCCGCTGAAGGCGCTGATCATCGACTCGTGGTTCGACAACTACGTCGGCGTCGTCATGCTGGTGCGCGTCGTCGACGGCACGCTCAAGCCGAAGGACAAGATTCGGCTGATGGCTACCGGCACGACGCACCTGTGCGAGCAGGTCGGCGTGTTCACGCCGAAATCGCAGGCGCGCGCGGAACTGAAGGCGGGCGAGGTCGGCTTCATCATCTCCGGCATCAAGGAACTGCATTCGGCCAAGGTCGGCGACACCGTGACGCTGGCCGACAACCCGGCCGCCGAGCCGCTGCCGGGCTTCAAGGAAATCAAGTCGCAGGTGTTCGCCGGCCTCTACCCGGTCGAGGCCAACCAGTACGACCAGCTGCGCGAGTCGCTGGAGAAGCTGAAACTGAACGACGCCTCGCTGCACTTCGAGCCGGAAGTCTCGCAGGCGCTCGGCTTCGGCTTCCGCTGCGGCTTCCTCGGACTGCTGCACATGGAGATCGTGCAGGAGCGGCTCGAGCGCGAGTTCGACCAGGACCTGATCACGACCGCGCCGACCGTCGTCTACGAGGTCGTCATGCGCGACGGTTCGATCGTGCAGGTCGAGAACCCGGCCAAGCTGCCGGAGACGCAGAAAGTCGAGGAGATCCGCGAGCCGATCATCACCGCGACGATCTTCGTGCCGCAGGACTACCTCGGTGCGGTGATCACGCTGTGCAACCAGAAGCGCGGCAACCAGGTCGACATGCACTACCACGGCCGCCAGGTGAAGGTGGTCTACGAGATGCCGATGGCCGAGGTGGTGATGGACTTCTTCGACAAGCTGAAGTCGGTGTCGCGCGGCTACGCGTCGCTCGACTACGACTTCAAGGAGTACCGCGCCGCCGACGTGGTCAAGCTCGACGTGCTGATCAACGGCGACAAGGTCGACGCGCTGTCGATCATCGTGCACCGCGCCAACGCGCAGTACCGCGGCCGCGAGCTCGCCGCCAAGATGCGCGAGCTGATCCCGCGCCAGATGTACGACGTCGCCATCCAGGCGGCGATCGGTTCGACCATCGTGGCCCGCGAGAACGTCAAGGCGATGCGCAAGGACGTGCTGGCCAAGTGCTACGGCGGCGACATCACCCGCAAGAAGAAACTGCTCGAGAAGCAGAAGGCCGGCAAGAAGCGCATGAAGCAGGTGGGTTCCGTGGAGATTCCGCAGGAAGCCTTCCTCGCCGTGCTGCGCGTGGACGGCAAGTAA
- a CDS encoding DegQ family serine endoprotease gives MKRLLSIVFALFVSVGAAAQGRGLPDFTELVDKQGPAVVNISTTQVVKGQGRGMQSPLPFDEDDPMFDLFRRFMPPQGPGRGAPRDFEHRSLGSGFILSADGYILTNAHVVDAADEVVVKLTDKREFRAKVIGADKRTDVALLKIEASGLPTVRLGDPSALKVGEWVLAIGSPFGFDNSVTAGIVSAKGRSLPQENYVPFIQTDVAINPGNSGGPLFNMKGEVVGINSQIYSRSGGFMGISFAIPIDLAIDIQNQLKAHGRVSRGRMGVVIQEVTKELAESFGLARPQGALVSSVEKGGPAEKAGIEPGDVILKFDGKAIGASSDLPRIVGMTRPGTSVTVGLWRKGAGKEVSLVVAEMPVDDKQAAARTAKPKPAEQAANRLGLVVSELTPEQRKELRVSGGLLIEDIRGNAARADLRPGDIVLAVISKGTTTELRSAEQFNRVLAQFDKGANVTLLVRRGEMQTFVTIKGVNGDK, from the coding sequence ATGAAGAGATTGCTTTCCATCGTATTCGCGCTGTTCGTCAGCGTCGGTGCCGCCGCGCAAGGGCGCGGCCTGCCGGATTTCACCGAACTGGTCGACAAGCAGGGGCCGGCGGTGGTCAATATCAGCACCACCCAGGTGGTCAAGGGGCAGGGGCGCGGCATGCAGTCGCCGCTCCCCTTCGACGAGGACGATCCGATGTTCGACCTGTTCCGGCGCTTCATGCCGCCGCAGGGGCCCGGACGCGGGGCGCCGCGCGATTTCGAGCACCGTTCGCTCGGTTCCGGCTTCATTCTCAGTGCCGACGGCTACATCCTGACCAACGCCCACGTCGTCGACGCCGCGGATGAAGTGGTCGTCAAGCTCACCGACAAGCGCGAGTTCCGCGCCAAGGTGATCGGTGCCGACAAGCGGACCGACGTCGCGCTGCTCAAGATCGAGGCCAGCGGCCTGCCGACGGTGCGCCTCGGCGATCCGTCGGCGCTCAAGGTCGGCGAATGGGTGCTGGCGATTGGCTCGCCCTTCGGCTTCGACAACAGCGTCACCGCCGGTATCGTCAGCGCCAAGGGGCGTTCGCTGCCGCAGGAGAACTACGTACCGTTCATCCAGACCGATGTCGCGATCAATCCCGGCAATTCCGGCGGCCCGCTGTTCAACATGAAGGGCGAGGTGGTCGGCATCAACTCGCAGATCTACAGCCGTTCCGGCGGCTTCATGGGCATCTCCTTCGCCATCCCGATCGACCTGGCGATCGACATCCAGAATCAGCTGAAGGCGCACGGCCGTGTCAGCCGCGGCCGCATGGGCGTGGTCATCCAGGAGGTGACCAAGGAGCTGGCGGAGTCCTTCGGCCTCGCCCGCCCGCAGGGGGCGCTGGTCAGCTCGGTGGAGAAGGGCGGGCCGGCGGAGAAGGCCGGCATCGAGCCGGGCGACGTGATCCTCAAGTTCGACGGCAAGGCGATTGGCGCCTCGTCCGACCTGCCGCGCATCGTCGGCATGACCCGGCCGGGAACGTCGGTGACCGTCGGCCTGTGGCGCAAGGGGGCAGGCAAGGAGGTGTCGCTGGTCGTCGCCGAAATGCCGGTCGACGACAAGCAGGCGGCGGCGCGGACCGCGAAGCCGAAACCGGCCGAGCAGGCGGCGAACCGCCTCGGCCTGGTCGTTTCCGAGTTGACGCCGGAGCAGCGCAAGGAATTGCGCGTGAGCGGCGGCCTGCTGATCGAGGACATCCGCGGCAACGCCGCCCGCGCCGACCTGCGTCCGGGCGACATCGTCCTGGCGGTGATCAGCAAGGGGACGACGACCGAGCTGCGCTCGGCCGAACAGTTCAACCGCGTGCTGGCGCAGTTCGACAAGGGCGCCAACGTGACGCTGCTGGTGCGCCGCGGCGAGATGCAGACCTTCGTCACGATCAAGGGCGTCAATGGCGACAAGTGA
- the nadB gene encoding L-aspartate oxidase, translating to MSHHYDVLIIGSGLAGQSAALRLADSKRVAVISKRTVDVSASAWAQGGIAAVLDSRDSIEAHIRDTFEAGSHLNDPQATRFVVENGRRAIDWLIDQGVPFTRGDDGYHLTREGGHSARRVIHVADATGLAVQQTLTEKLLAHPNITVLENHIAIDFVTGGKLGLAENRCHGAYALDTASGKVLTIAAPATLIATGGAGKVYLYTTNPDTSTGDGIAMAWRAGCAVANMEFIQFHPTCLYHPQAKSFLISEAVRGEGGILRLPDGTRFMLQHDARAELAPRDVVARAIDFEMKKRGLDCVFLDIAHKGRDFILHHFPNIHARCLELGIDITREPIPVVPAAHYTCGGIVTDLHARTSIDGLYAAGEAACTGLHGANRLASNSLLECLVFAEAAVNDILAQPTRKLPELPKWDESRVTDADEEVVISHNWDELRRFMWDYVGIVRTTKRLRRAQHRIRLLMREIDEFYANFRVTNDLIELRNLVVTADLIVRCALKRKESRGLHFSRDYPETAPTGRPSILRRARRR from the coding sequence GTGTCCCACCATTACGACGTCCTCATCATCGGCAGCGGGCTCGCCGGCCAGTCCGCCGCCCTCCGCCTGGCCGATTCGAAACGGGTCGCGGTGATCAGCAAGCGCACCGTCGATGTCAGCGCCTCCGCCTGGGCGCAGGGCGGCATCGCCGCCGTGCTCGACAGCCGGGACTCGATCGAGGCGCACATCCGCGACACCTTCGAGGCCGGCAGCCACCTCAACGACCCGCAGGCCACCCGTTTCGTCGTCGAGAACGGCCGCCGCGCGATCGACTGGCTGATCGACCAGGGGGTCCCCTTCACCCGTGGCGACGACGGCTACCATCTGACCCGCGAAGGCGGCCACAGCGCCCGCCGGGTGATCCACGTCGCCGACGCCACCGGACTGGCGGTGCAGCAGACGCTGACCGAGAAGCTGCTGGCGCACCCGAACATCACGGTGCTCGAGAACCACATCGCGATCGACTTCGTCACCGGCGGCAAGCTCGGACTCGCCGAGAACCGCTGCCATGGCGCCTACGCGCTGGACACCGCCAGCGGCAAGGTGCTGACCATCGCCGCGCCGGCAACGCTGATCGCCACCGGCGGCGCCGGCAAGGTTTATTTGTACACGACCAACCCCGACACCTCGACCGGCGACGGCATCGCGATGGCCTGGCGCGCCGGCTGCGCGGTCGCCAACATGGAATTCATCCAATTCCACCCGACCTGCCTCTACCATCCGCAGGCCAAGTCCTTCCTGATTTCCGAGGCGGTCCGCGGCGAAGGCGGCATCCTGCGCCTGCCCGACGGCACCCGCTTCATGCTGCAGCACGACGCCCGCGCCGAACTGGCGCCGCGCGACGTCGTCGCCCGCGCCATCGACTTCGAGATGAAGAAGCGCGGCCTCGACTGCGTCTTCCTCGACATCGCGCACAAGGGCCGGGATTTCATCCTGCACCACTTCCCGAACATCCACGCGCGCTGCCTGGAACTCGGTATCGACATCACCCGCGAGCCGATTCCGGTGGTGCCGGCCGCCCACTACACCTGCGGCGGGATCGTCACCGACCTGCACGCACGGACCAGCATCGACGGCCTCTACGCTGCCGGCGAGGCGGCTTGCACCGGCCTGCACGGGGCCAACCGGCTGGCCTCGAACTCGCTGCTGGAATGCCTGGTCTTCGCCGAGGCGGCGGTAAACGACATTCTCGCCCAGCCGACCCGCAAGCTGCCGGAACTGCCGAAGTGGGACGAGAGCCGCGTCACCGACGCCGACGAGGAAGTGGTCATCTCGCACAACTGGGACGAACTGCGCCGCTTCATGTGGGACTACGTCGGCATCGTGCGCACGACCAAGCGCTTGCGCCGGGCACAGCACCGCATTCGCCTGCTGATGCGGGAGATCGACGAGTTCTACGCCAATTTCCGCGTCACCAACGACCTGATCGAGCTGCGCAACCTGGTCGTCACGGCCGACCTGATCGTCCGCTGCGCGCTGAAGCGCAAGGAGAGCCGCGGACTGCACTTCTCCCGCGACTATCCGGAGACGGCGCCGACCGGCCGGCCGTCTATCCTCAGACGGGCACGCCGCCGCTGA
- the rnc gene encoding ribonuclease III produces MIPGRLEKALGHAFADPGLLQTALTHRSHSAPHNERLEFIGDSVLNCAVALELYRRFPALTEGEMSRLRANLVRQDTLHRIAESLALGDCLRLGEGELKSGGHRRPSILADAVEAIIGAVHLDAGFDAAAALVGRLYAAHLAGIVPGQQIKDPKTRLQEFLQGRRLALPQYVLLDTSGEAHAQNFRVACEVPALRLKTEGVGQSRRAAEQMAAERALEKLK; encoded by the coding sequence ATGATCCCGGGCAGGCTGGAGAAGGCGCTCGGTCACGCATTCGCCGATCCGGGCCTGCTGCAGACGGCGCTGACGCATCGCAGCCACAGCGCGCCGCACAACGAGCGCCTCGAGTTCATCGGCGACTCGGTACTCAACTGCGCGGTCGCGCTCGAACTTTATCGCCGCTTTCCCGCTCTGACCGAAGGCGAGATGTCCCGCCTGCGGGCCAACCTCGTCCGCCAGGATACGCTGCACCGGATCGCCGAGTCGCTGGCGCTGGGCGACTGCCTGCGCCTGGGTGAGGGCGAGCTGAAGAGCGGCGGCCACCGTCGTCCGTCGATCCTCGCCGACGCCGTCGAGGCGATCATCGGCGCCGTTCACCTCGACGCCGGCTTCGACGCCGCGGCGGCGCTGGTCGGCCGGCTCTATGCCGCGCATCTGGCCGGGATCGTGCCGGGGCAGCAGATCAAGGATCCGAAGACGCGGCTGCAGGAATTCCTGCAGGGGCGGCGCCTGGCGCTGCCGCAATACGTGTTGCTCGACACCAGCGGCGAGGCGCATGCGCAGAATTTCCGCGTCGCCTGCGAGGTTCCGGCATTGCGCCTGAAGACCGAGGGGGTCGGCCAGAGCCGCCGGGCCGCCGAACAGATGGCCGCCGAGCGTGCCCTGGAGAAACTGAAATGA
- the era gene encoding GTPase Era produces the protein MSSVRSGYIAIVGRPNVGKSTLLNALIGEKISIVSRKAQTTRHRITGIRTDADAQYVFVDTPGFQTQHTNALNRAMNRGVTQALADVDVVLFVIEADRFGGKDKVVLDLLPADKPVILVVNKTDRVKDRAAFMPFLAEVAGKRDFAAVVPVSAANGKQLQELLGETKKHLPHAELLFAEDEMTDKSSRFIAAEYIREKLFRLLGDELPYATTVEIEKFEEEGDLKRIFAAIVVDRDGHKAIVIGKGGETLKRIASEARQDMERLFGGKVYLEIWVKVKSGWTDDERLLRSLGYE, from the coding sequence ATGAGTTCCGTTCGTTCCGGCTACATCGCCATCGTCGGCCGCCCCAACGTCGGCAAGTCGACGCTGTTGAACGCGCTGATCGGCGAGAAGATCAGCATCGTCTCGCGCAAGGCGCAGACGACGCGGCACCGCATCACCGGCATCCGCACCGACGCCGACGCGCAGTACGTCTTCGTCGATACGCCGGGTTTCCAGACGCAGCACACGAACGCGCTGAACCGGGCGATGAACCGCGGCGTCACGCAGGCGCTGGCCGACGTCGACGTCGTGCTCTTCGTCATCGAGGCCGACCGCTTCGGCGGCAAGGACAAGGTCGTCCTCGACCTGCTGCCGGCCGACAAGCCGGTCATCCTGGTGGTCAACAAGACCGACCGCGTCAAGGACCGGGCCGCCTTCATGCCCTTCCTCGCCGAGGTCGCCGGCAAGCGCGACTTCGCCGCGGTGGTGCCGGTCAGTGCCGCCAACGGCAAGCAGCTGCAGGAGTTGCTCGGCGAGACGAAGAAGCACCTGCCGCATGCGGAACTGCTCTTTGCCGAAGACGAGATGACCGACAAGAGCAGCCGCTTCATCGCTGCCGAATACATCCGCGAAAAGCTGTTCCGCCTGCTCGGCGACGAGCTGCCCTACGCGACCACCGTCGAGATCGAGAAGTTCGAGGAGGAGGGCGATCTCAAGCGCATCTTCGCCGCGATCGTCGTCGACCGCGACGGCCACAAGGCGATCGTCATCGGCAAGGGCGGCGAAACGCTGAAGCGCATCGCCTCCGAGGCCCGCCAGGACATGGAGCGCCTCTTCGGCGGCAAGGTCTATCTGGAAATCTGGGTCAAGGTGAAGTCGGGCTGGACCGACGACGAGCGCCTGCTGCGCTCGCTCGGCTACGAATAG
- the rpoE gene encoding RNA polymerase sigma factor RpoE: MSEREIDQVLVERAQRGDKHAFELLVQKYQRKLTRLLSRFIRDPAEVEDVAQEAFIKAYRALPSFRGESAFYTWLYRIGTNTAKNFLVAQGRRAPTSTSYDSEEAETFDDGDQLRDINTPESVLHSKQIGETVNAAMEALPEELRTAIVLREIEGLSYEEISKIMDCPIGTVRSRIFRAREAVAAKLRPLLDVSPDRRW, encoded by the coding sequence ATGAGCGAGCGCGAAATTGACCAGGTGCTGGTCGAGCGGGCGCAGCGAGGCGACAAGCACGCTTTCGAACTGCTGGTGCAGAAGTACCAGCGCAAATTGACGCGGCTGCTGTCGCGCTTCATCCGGGATCCGGCAGAAGTGGAGGACGTCGCGCAGGAAGCCTTCATCAAGGCCTATCGCGCCTTGCCTTCCTTCCGCGGGGAGAGTGCGTTCTATACGTGGCTGTATCGCATCGGCACCAATACCGCGAAGAATTTCCTGGTCGCGCAGGGCCGGCGGGCGCCGACCTCGACCAGCTACGATTCGGAGGAAGCGGAAACCTTCGACGACGGCGACCAGCTGCGCGACATCAACACGCCGGAAAGCGTGCTGCACTCGAAGCAGATCGGCGAGACGGTCAACGCGGCGATGGAAGCCTTGCCCGAGGAGCTGCGCACGGCGATCGTGCTGCGCGAGATCGAAGGGCTGAGCTACGAGGAAATTTCCAAGATCATGGACTGTCCAATCGGTACGGTCCGCTCCCGGATCTTCCGGGCGCGCGAGGCGGTCGCGGCGAAGCTGCGGCCGCTGCTCGACGTCTCGCCCGATCGCCGCTGGTAG
- the recO gene encoding DNA repair protein RecO, translating into MVASQRQRVDAQPAWVLHAYPFRETSLIVEVFSRDHGRVALLARGARRPRSALRGLLLAFQPLELGWAGKGEVQTLMKAEWVGGQPLLAGKALFCGYYLNELLLHLLPREDAHERLFAAYGETLRRFADGLREADLRRFEHALLAELGYGLTLTQDAEGRPIDPEAHYAYEIERGATKLAQAGNSALSVRGKTLLDLEHEDFSDPRSLQEAKQLMRALMAHYLGGQPLETRKIFMELQEL; encoded by the coding sequence ATGGTCGCCTCGCAGCGGCAACGGGTCGATGCGCAGCCCGCGTGGGTGCTGCATGCCTACCCGTTCCGCGAAACCAGCCTGATCGTCGAGGTCTTTTCCCGCGACCACGGCCGGGTCGCGCTGCTGGCGCGCGGCGCGCGGCGGCCGCGCTCGGCGCTGCGCGGCCTGCTGCTCGCGTTCCAGCCGCTGGAGCTGGGCTGGGCGGGCAAGGGCGAGGTGCAGACGCTGATGAAGGCGGAATGGGTCGGCGGCCAGCCGCTGCTTGCCGGCAAGGCCCTGTTCTGCGGTTACTACCTGAACGAACTGTTGCTGCACCTGCTGCCGCGCGAGGATGCGCACGAGCGGCTGTTCGCGGCCTACGGCGAGACGCTGCGGCGCTTCGCCGACGGCCTGCGCGAGGCCGACCTGCGGCGCTTCGAGCATGCGCTGCTGGCCGAGCTCGGCTACGGGCTGACGCTGACGCAGGACGCCGAAGGGCGGCCGATCGATCCGGAGGCTCATTACGCCTACGAGATCGAGCGCGGCGCAACGAAGCTGGCGCAGGCCGGCAACTCGGCGCTGTCGGTGCGCGGCAAGACCTTGCTCGACCTCGAACACGAGGATTTCTCCGACCCGCGTTCGCTGCAGGAGGCGAAGCAGTTGATGCGGGCGTTGATGGCACACTATCTCGGCGGCCAGCCGCTGGAAACGCGCAAGATATTCATGGAGCTGCAGGAGCTATGA
- a CDS encoding DUF4845 domain-containing protein, whose product MHKQRGVSLSGLMIWGFILAMVSLVLIKVAPSAIEFYKIRKDVKAVVQNAPPNATVPELRRSFEKYAEIDVIKDVRPEDLDIAKEGNQIVISFAYEKKIRLFGPVSVLIDYQGSSAGQ is encoded by the coding sequence ATGCACAAGCAAAGAGGGGTCAGCCTGTCCGGCCTGATGATCTGGGGCTTCATCCTGGCGATGGTGTCGCTGGTGCTGATCAAGGTCGCGCCGTCGGCGATCGAGTTCTACAAGATTCGCAAGGACGTCAAGGCGGTGGTCCAGAACGCCCCCCCGAATGCGACCGTACCGGAACTGCGCAGATCGTTCGAGAAGTACGCCGAAATCGACGTGATCAAGGACGTTCGTCCCGAGGATCTGGACATCGCCAAGGAAGGCAACCAGATCGTGATCTCGTTCGCCTACGAGAAGAAAATCCGGCTGTTCGGCCCGGTCAGCGTGCTCATCGACTATCAGGGCTCCAGCGCCGGCCAATGA
- a CDS encoding SoxR reducing system RseC family protein, producing the protein MSETRGIVTARDGDYAIVRTEDSGCGRCHESGGCGGVRVSQALCTSPREWRVLNPRGAAVGEEVRIAVSDGAIGASALLIYVQPLGALLGGAILGSLLAGEAGAIGGGAVGLLLSWRWVAWRQKRRHCDPRFHPHIV; encoded by the coding sequence ATGAGTGAAACCCGCGGCATCGTCACTGCCCGCGACGGCGATTACGCGATCGTCAGGACCGAGGATTCCGGCTGCGGCCGCTGCCACGAAAGCGGCGGCTGCGGGGGCGTCCGCGTCAGCCAGGCGCTGTGCACCTCGCCGCGCGAATGGCGTGTGCTCAATCCGCGCGGCGCGGCCGTCGGCGAGGAAGTGCGCATCGCGGTCAGCGACGGCGCGATCGGCGCCAGCGCGCTGCTGATCTACGTGCAGCCGCTAGGCGCGCTGCTCGGCGGCGCGATCCTCGGCTCGCTGCTGGCCGGCGAGGCCGGTGCGATCGGCGGCGGTGCCGTCGGCCTGCTGCTTTCCTGGCGCTGGGTCGCATGGCGGCAGAAGCGCCGGCATTGCGATCCGCGTTTCCATCCCCATATCGTCTGA
- the lepB gene encoding signal peptidase I, with protein sequence MNFALILFILLLVSGAIWAVDSLLLKPKREPGGKDPWWVEYGSGFFPVILIVFVLRSFIVEPFKIPSGSMIPTLLVGDFILVNKYTYGIRLPIINKKIIDLGQPQRGDVMVFRYPEDPSLDYIKRVVGIPGDKIAYQNKRLTINGQPVEVSDAGEYFHPERLYYSQQYVEKLGALEHRILNDKDAPSFINDAALFPHRDKCLYNNAGVICTVPPGHYFMVGDNRDNSRDSRVWGFVPDENIVGKAFFIWFNFSDLGRIGSFK encoded by the coding sequence GTGAACTTTGCCCTGATCCTGTTCATCCTGCTGCTCGTCTCCGGCGCCATCTGGGCCGTCGACTCGCTGCTGCTGAAGCCGAAGCGCGAACCCGGCGGCAAGGATCCCTGGTGGGTCGAGTACGGCTCCGGCTTCTTCCCGGTGATCCTGATCGTCTTCGTGCTGCGCTCCTTCATCGTCGAGCCGTTCAAGATCCCGTCCGGGTCGATGATCCCGACGCTGCTGGTCGGCGACTTCATCCTGGTGAACAAGTACACCTACGGCATCCGCCTGCCGATCATCAACAAGAAGATCATCGACCTCGGCCAGCCGCAACGCGGCGACGTGATGGTCTTCCGCTACCCGGAAGACCCGTCGCTCGACTACATCAAGCGCGTCGTCGGCATTCCCGGCGACAAGATCGCCTATCAGAACAAGCGGCTGACGATCAACGGCCAGCCGGTCGAGGTCAGCGATGCCGGGGAGTACTTCCACCCCGAGCGCCTCTACTATTCGCAGCAGTACGTCGAAAAGCTCGGTGCGCTCGAACACCGCATCCTCAACGACAAGGATGCGCCGTCGTTCATCAACGACGCCGCGCTGTTCCCGCACCGCGACAAATGTCTCTACAATAATGCCGGCGTGATCTGCACGGTGCCGCCCGGACACTACTTCATGGTCGGCGACAACCGCGACAACAGCCGGGACAGCCGCGTGTGGGGTTTCGTGCCGGACGAGAACATCGTCGGCAAGGCCTTCTTCATCTGGTTCAACTTCAGCGACCTCGGCCGGATCGGGTCGTTCAAATAG
- a CDS encoding glutaredoxin family protein, with amino-acid sequence MELTLLSRTYCHLCHDMEAALAPLAGEFGAAVTVVDVDADDALEARWGELVPVLLHGDTELCHYFLDAPKVRDYLSRIR; translated from the coding sequence ATGGAGCTGACGCTGCTGTCGCGCACCTACTGCCATCTGTGCCATGACATGGAGGCGGCGCTGGCGCCGCTGGCCGGCGAGTTCGGCGCTGCGGTGACCGTCGTCGACGTCGATGCCGACGATGCGCTGGAGGCGCGCTGGGGCGAGCTGGTGCCGGTGCTGCTGCACGGCGACACCGAGCTCTGCCACTACTTCCTCGACGCGCCCAAAGTCCGTGATTATTTGAGCCGAATCCGCTAA
- a CDS encoding protein YgfX: protein MRFPVTVEIQPSRRLRAALLFAHLLAAAALVAGAIHYPLLLAGLPLLGVSLARAWRRSLPQVFRLGEDGALFRVAADGSDSPLELLPGAVVFGWLVVLRVRAEGQRVPSALVVLADCLPSGPFRALRVWLRWRAKFSGGVPV from the coding sequence ATGCGTTTCCCGGTCACCGTCGAGATTCAGCCGTCACGCCGCCTGCGGGCGGCGTTGCTTTTTGCGCATCTGCTCGCCGCGGCGGCGCTTGTCGCGGGCGCGATCCATTACCCGCTGCTGCTCGCCGGGCTACCGCTGCTCGGCGTGTCCTTGGCCCGTGCGTGGCGGCGGTCGCTGCCGCAGGTGTTCCGTCTCGGGGAGGATGGTGCGCTGTTCCGCGTCGCTGCCGACGGCAGCGACTCGCCCCTGGAGCTGCTGCCGGGGGCGGTCGTTTTCGGCTGGCTGGTCGTGCTGCGGGTGCGCGCGGAGGGGCAGCGTGTCCCGTCCGCGCTGGTGGTGCTGGCGGATTGCCTGCCGTCCGGCCCTTTTCGTGCGCTGCGCGTATGGCTGCGCTGGCGGGCGAAGTTCAGCGGCGGCGTGCCCGTCTGA